The sequence ATTCTGTGAAACCGACATGGCGGGCATCGTCCACTTCTCCAACTTCTACCGCTGGATGGAACAGGCGGAGCACGAATTCTTCCGGTCGCTCGGACTGACAATTGTGAACCATCAGCATGACGGTTCGACACTGGGCTGGCCGCGAGTTTCCGCGCAGTGCCGATTTCTGGCCCCGGCGTATTACGAAGACATTGTCACCGCCCGGCTGACCGTGCAGCGAATCGGATTGAAGTCGGTGACCTACGACGTCGACTTCTTCGTCGGCGA is a genomic window of Planctomycetaceae bacterium containing:
- a CDS encoding thioesterase family protein; translated protein: MASSFETTRRVEFCETDMAGIVHFSNFYRWMEQAEHEFFRSLGLTIVNHQHDGSTLGWPRVSAQCRFLAPAYYEDIVTARLTVQRIGLKSVTYDVDFFVGERHVATGSMKTVCCIVEPGKPLRSIEIPPEYMSQLQEHPRDPAASA